In a genomic window of Gadus chalcogrammus isolate NIFS_2021 chromosome 17, NIFS_Gcha_1.0, whole genome shotgun sequence:
- the spata6l gene encoding spermatogenesis associated 6-like protein: MASSWPGAGLRSSPPLRRSALVDRSPAPSKPSPNPLRSVSADGRMASNADSLSSPESDAPVGRQRSASPSALLRRYRQQQSGNSSSHGHGVMLGSVAVATARSRWNGPADSWEEVQERVRGLLTTPRAMRRLLSGSTVSEMEEVLTRRSISPGLP; the protein is encoded by the exons ATGGCGAGCTCGTGGCCGGGGGCGGGCCTTAGGAGCTCCCCGCCCCTTCGTCGCTCGGCACTGGTGGacagaagccccgcccccagcaaGCCCTCGCCCAACCCGCTCCGCTCCGTGTCAGCAG ATGGTAGGATGGCATCCAACGCTGACAGTTTG AGCTCTCCTGAATCGGATGCTCCCGTTGGTCGGCAGCGGTCGGCCTCTCCTTCTGCGTTGTTGCGTCGCTACCGGCAGCAACAGTcaggcaacagcagcag CCACGGCCACGGTGTCATGCTCGGCTCTGTCGCCGTGGCGACGGCCAGGTCGCGCTGGAACGGCCCCGCCGACTCGTGGGAGGAGGTCCAGGAGCGCGTCCGCGGACTGCTGACCACCCCCAGGGCGATGCGCAGACTCCTCTCG GGCTCCACGGTCtctgagatggaggaggtgttAACACGCAGGTCCATCTCCCCGGGGCTGCCCTGA